Proteins from a single region of Esox lucius isolate fEsoLuc1 chromosome 13, fEsoLuc1.pri, whole genome shotgun sequence:
- the slc1a3a gene encoding solute carrier family 1 member 3a isoform X1, with amino-acid sequence MLKVCGTKPGSGYIEPSGSVNKEAPGVVQPADMTQSNGENSQAQNRVRQIRDGFQSRSLKAKQRMESLTKDDVKGFFLRNAFVIFTVAAVIIGIGLGFALRPYKMTYREVKYFSFPGELLMRMLQMLVLPLLVSSLITGMAALDSRASGKMGMRAVVYYMITTVIAVFIGIATVLIIHPGKGSKDEFKNQQKIEQVSPADAFLDLIRNMFPPNIVEACTHQFKTQHGKRVVHMKMTVNNTLFMLNGTESQYVTREEVIPVPGQVNGVNALGLVVFSISFGLIISNMKEKGQPLRDFFDCLNEAILRLVAVIMWYAPIGIMFLIAGKIVEMDDITEMGSQLGMYTMTVIIGLTIHAIVVLPTLYFVITRKNPFIFIGGLLQALVTALGTSSSSATLPITFKCLEENNGIDKRVTRFVLPVGATINMDGTALYEALAALFIAQVNNMDLNFGQILTISITATAASIGAAGIPQAGLVTMVIVLTSVGLPTDDISLIIAVDWFLDRLRTTTNVLGDSIGAGIVAYLSRHELQSRDAEMGSSVVEEKDKKPYQLITQENEYEHEKPPDSETKM; translated from the exons ATGTTGAAAG TCTGTGGAACCAAGCCTGGATCAGGATATATAGAACCTTCTGGTTCTGTGAATAAAGAGGCACCAGGGGTGGTACAACCAGCAGACATGACTCAGAGCAACGGGGAGAACTCGCAGGCCCAAAACCGGGTCAGACAGATCCGCGACGGGTTCCAGTCTCGCTCCCTGAAGGCCAAGCAACGGATGGAGAGCCTCACTAAGGATGACGTCAAGGGCTTCTTTCTCAGAAACGCCTTTGTAATCTTCACTGTTGCTGCTGTGATCATTG GTATAGGGCTGGGGTTTGCCCTGCGGCCATACAAGATGACCTATCGCGAGGTGAAGTACTTCTCGTTTCCCGGCGAGCTGCTGATGCGCATGTTGCAGATGTTGGTGCTTCCGCTCCTGGTGTCCAGCCTCATCACAG GCATGGCGGCCCTGGACAGCCGTGCCTCGGGGAAGATGGGCATGCGGGCAGTGGTGTACTACATGATCACTACGGTGATCGCGGTCTTCATCGGCATCGCCACGGTGCTCATCATCCACCCCGGGAAAGGATCCAAGGACGAGTTCAAAAATCAGCAGAAGATCGAGCAGGTCAGCCCTGCTGACGCTTTCCTGGACCTTATCAG AAACATGTTCCCTCCTAACATAGTGGAAGCTTGCACACACCAG TTTAAAACCCAGCACGGGAAGAGAGTTGTCCACATGAAGATGACAGTGAACAACACCCTCTTCATGCTGAACGGGACGGAGAGCCAGTACGTCACCAGGGAGGAAGTGATCCCCGTCCCGGGACAGGTGAATGGTGTCAACGCTCTGGGCCTTGTGGTGTTTTCCATCAGCTTCGGCCTCATCATCAGCAATATGAAGGAGAAGGGCCAGCCCCTCAGGGACTTCTTCGACTGTCTTAACGAGGCCATCCTGAGACTGGTGGCTGTCATTATGTG GTATGCACCCATTGGCATCATGTTTCTGATTGCTGGGAAAATCGTTGAGATGGATGACATCACAGAAATGGGAAGCCAGCTGGGCATGTATACAATGACTGTCATCATTGGCCTGACAATCCACGCCATCGTGGTGCTCCCCACACTCTACTTTGTGATCACGCGGAAGAATCCCTTCATCTTCATCGGTGGACTCCTACAGGCTCTCGTCACCGCACTCGGGACCTCGTCCAG TTCAGCCACTTTGCCCATCACCTTTAAATGTCTGGAGGAGAACAACGGGATCGACAAGCGTGTGACGCGGTTCGTGCTGCCAGTGGGTGCCACCATCAACATGGATGGCACTGCTTTGTATGAAGCCCTCGCAGCTCTCTTCATTGCCCAAGTCAACAACATGGACTTGAACTTTGGGCAGATTCTGACTATAAG CATTACCGCCACGGCAGCCAGTATTGGAGCAGCTGGGATACCCCAGGCCGGACTGGTCACCATGGTAATTGTTCTGACCTCTGTTGGACTGCCCACAGATGACATCAGCCTCATCATTGCAGTGGATTGGTTCCT GGACAGGTTGCGTACAACCACTAACGTGCTGGGAGACTCAATTGGTGCAGGTATCGTGGCGTACCTGTCCCGTCATGAGTTGCAATCCAGGGATGCAGAGATGGGGAGCTCTGTGGTGGAGGAGAAAGACAAGAAACCCTATCAGCTCATCACCCAGGAGAATGAGTATGAACATGAGAAGCCTCCAGACAGTGAAACCAAGATGTAG
- the slc1a3a gene encoding solute carrier family 1 member 3a isoform X2 → MTQSNGENSQAQNRVRQIRDGFQSRSLKAKQRMESLTKDDVKGFFLRNAFVIFTVAAVIIGIGLGFALRPYKMTYREVKYFSFPGELLMRMLQMLVLPLLVSSLITGMAALDSRASGKMGMRAVVYYMITTVIAVFIGIATVLIIHPGKGSKDEFKNQQKIEQVSPADAFLDLIRNMFPPNIVEACTHQFKTQHGKRVVHMKMTVNNTLFMLNGTESQYVTREEVIPVPGQVNGVNALGLVVFSISFGLIISNMKEKGQPLRDFFDCLNEAILRLVAVIMWYAPIGIMFLIAGKIVEMDDITEMGSQLGMYTMTVIIGLTIHAIVVLPTLYFVITRKNPFIFIGGLLQALVTALGTSSSSATLPITFKCLEENNGIDKRVTRFVLPVGATINMDGTALYEALAALFIAQVNNMDLNFGQILTISITATAASIGAAGIPQAGLVTMVIVLTSVGLPTDDISLIIAVDWFLDRLRTTTNVLGDSIGAGIVAYLSRHELQSRDAEMGSSVVEEKDKKPYQLITQENEYEHEKPPDSETKM, encoded by the exons ATGACTCAGAGCAACGGGGAGAACTCGCAGGCCCAAAACCGGGTCAGACAGATCCGCGACGGGTTCCAGTCTCGCTCCCTGAAGGCCAAGCAACGGATGGAGAGCCTCACTAAGGATGACGTCAAGGGCTTCTTTCTCAGAAACGCCTTTGTAATCTTCACTGTTGCTGCTGTGATCATTG GTATAGGGCTGGGGTTTGCCCTGCGGCCATACAAGATGACCTATCGCGAGGTGAAGTACTTCTCGTTTCCCGGCGAGCTGCTGATGCGCATGTTGCAGATGTTGGTGCTTCCGCTCCTGGTGTCCAGCCTCATCACAG GCATGGCGGCCCTGGACAGCCGTGCCTCGGGGAAGATGGGCATGCGGGCAGTGGTGTACTACATGATCACTACGGTGATCGCGGTCTTCATCGGCATCGCCACGGTGCTCATCATCCACCCCGGGAAAGGATCCAAGGACGAGTTCAAAAATCAGCAGAAGATCGAGCAGGTCAGCCCTGCTGACGCTTTCCTGGACCTTATCAG AAACATGTTCCCTCCTAACATAGTGGAAGCTTGCACACACCAG TTTAAAACCCAGCACGGGAAGAGAGTTGTCCACATGAAGATGACAGTGAACAACACCCTCTTCATGCTGAACGGGACGGAGAGCCAGTACGTCACCAGGGAGGAAGTGATCCCCGTCCCGGGACAGGTGAATGGTGTCAACGCTCTGGGCCTTGTGGTGTTTTCCATCAGCTTCGGCCTCATCATCAGCAATATGAAGGAGAAGGGCCAGCCCCTCAGGGACTTCTTCGACTGTCTTAACGAGGCCATCCTGAGACTGGTGGCTGTCATTATGTG GTATGCACCCATTGGCATCATGTTTCTGATTGCTGGGAAAATCGTTGAGATGGATGACATCACAGAAATGGGAAGCCAGCTGGGCATGTATACAATGACTGTCATCATTGGCCTGACAATCCACGCCATCGTGGTGCTCCCCACACTCTACTTTGTGATCACGCGGAAGAATCCCTTCATCTTCATCGGTGGACTCCTACAGGCTCTCGTCACCGCACTCGGGACCTCGTCCAG TTCAGCCACTTTGCCCATCACCTTTAAATGTCTGGAGGAGAACAACGGGATCGACAAGCGTGTGACGCGGTTCGTGCTGCCAGTGGGTGCCACCATCAACATGGATGGCACTGCTTTGTATGAAGCCCTCGCAGCTCTCTTCATTGCCCAAGTCAACAACATGGACTTGAACTTTGGGCAGATTCTGACTATAAG CATTACCGCCACGGCAGCCAGTATTGGAGCAGCTGGGATACCCCAGGCCGGACTGGTCACCATGGTAATTGTTCTGACCTCTGTTGGACTGCCCACAGATGACATCAGCCTCATCATTGCAGTGGATTGGTTCCT GGACAGGTTGCGTACAACCACTAACGTGCTGGGAGACTCAATTGGTGCAGGTATCGTGGCGTACCTGTCCCGTCATGAGTTGCAATCCAGGGATGCAGAGATGGGGAGCTCTGTGGTGGAGGAGAAAGACAAGAAACCCTATCAGCTCATCACCCAGGAGAATGAGTATGAACATGAGAAGCCTCCAGACAGTGAAACCAAGATGTAG